Proteins encoded in a region of the Rutidosis leptorrhynchoides isolate AG116_Rl617_1_P2 chromosome 9, CSIRO_AGI_Rlap_v1, whole genome shotgun sequence genome:
- the LOC139869279 gene encoding oligopeptide transporter 4-like, which produces MADTEAPKTTTIDADENSPVEEVRLTVSTTDDPSLPVWTFRMWFLGILSCVILSFLNTFFNYRTEPLIISMISVQVATLPIGRFMAAVLPSKEFNVLGFGFSFNPGPFNMKEHVLISIFANAGSAFGSGSAYAVGIVNIIRAFYHRKISFIASWILVITTQVLGYGWAGVLRKYVVDPAQMWWPSSLVQVSLFRALHETDESSSRMTRAKFFIIALICSFSWYIIPGYLFTTLSSLSILCLVFPKSITAQQIGSGMKGLGLLSFTADWSVIASYLGSPLVTPFFAIVNVYIGFVSIMYILIPIAYWGFNTYMAKTFPIFSSHLFDKHGQTYNVSAIVNQDFEIDMPQYENIGQIHMSMFFALTYGIGFAAVVSTLTHVALFNGREIMNQYRASTKSKMDIHTKLMKKYKDIPNWWFYLLVSASFVLSLVLCIFMRDEVQMPWWGLVLSCIMAFAFTLPISVITATTNQTPGLNIITEYFMGVIYPGRPIANVTFKTYGYISMTQAISFLNDFKLGHYMKIPPRSMFLVQFIGTIVAGTVNISVAWWLLNTVENICQDHLLPPGSPWTCPGDRVFYDASVIWGLVGPKRIFGSLGPYGALNWFFLGGFLGPVVIYLIHKAFPKQKWIKYINLPVILGSCAMMPPATAVNYNSWVFTGTIFNFFVLKYRKNWWQKYNYVLSAALDAGLAFMGILLYFSLSMWDVGLSWWGTQGEHCPLATCPMAKGVAADGCPII; this is translated from the exons ATGGCGGACACCGAAGCTCCAAAAACAACCACCATTGATGCTGACGAAAATTCACCTGTCGAAGAAGTCCGATTAACTGTTTCCACCACCGATGATCCATCGTTGCCCGTATGGACTTTTCGAATGTGGTTCCTAGGAATACTTTCATGTGTCATCTTATCATTTCTCAACACTTTCTTTAATTACCGAACCGAACCACTTATAATTTCTATGATCTCGGTTCAAGTAGCCACGCTTCCAATCGGTCGGTTTATGGCGGCTGTTCTTCCGTCGAAAGAGTTTAATGTTTTAGGGTTCGGGTTCTCGTTCAACCCGGGCCCGTTTAATATGAAAGAACATGTGCTTATTTCGATATTTGCAAATGCTGGATCCGCTTTTGGAAGCGGATCTGCCTACGCTGTAGGGATTGTTAATATTATTCGAGCTTTTTATCATCGAAAAATCTCGTTTATTGCTAGTTGGATCCTTGTGATTACTACTCAG GTACTAGGATACGGTTGGGCAGGTGTTTTGAGAAAATATGTTGTTGACCCCGCTCAGATGTGGTGGCCCAGCTCACTTGTTCAAGTCTCCCTTTTCAG GGCTCTACACGAGACCGATGAATCATCATCACGAATGACTAGAGCGAAATTCTTCATAATCGCACTAATTTGTAGTTTCTCATGGTACATTATCCCCGGCTACCTTTTCACAACACTCTCAAGCCTCTCAATTCTCTGCCTCGTGTTCCCTAAATCAATAACAGCCCAACAAATTGGTTCGGGCATGAAAGGGCTCGGGCTGCTATCATTCACAGCAGATTGGTCAGTCATAGCATCATATTTGGGCAGCCCACTTGTGACCCCGTTTTTCGCTATTGTAAATGTTTACATTGGATTTGTGAGCATTATGTACATTTTAATCCCTATTGCTTATTGGGGATTTAACACGTATATGGCGAAAACGTTCCCTATTTTCTCGTCGCACCTTTTTGATAAACATGGACAAACTTACAACGTGTCAGCGATTGTTAATCAAGATTTTGAGATAGATATGCCACAGTACGAGAATATTGGACAAATACATATGAGTATGTTTTTCGCGCTTACTTATGGTATTGGTTTTGCGGCTGTCGTCTCAACCTTAACACATGTTGCCTTGTTTAATGGGAG AGAAATAATGAACCAATATCGAGCTTCGACTAAAAGTAAGATGGATATTCATACAAAGCTTATGAAGAAATACAAAGACATACCAAACTGGTGGTTTTATTTGCTTGTTAGCGCTTCGTTTGTTCTGTCGCTCGTGCTTTGTATTTTCATGAGAGATGAAGTCCAAATGCCATGGTGGGGGCTAGTTTTATCATGTATCATGGCATTTGCTTTTACTCTTCCAATTAGCGTCATAACTGCAACTACGAATCAG ACTCCCGGGCTAAATATCATCACAGAATACTTTATGGGAGTTATATATCCCGGAAGGCCCATAGCCAACGTTACTTTTAAAACTTACGGTTACATTAGTATGACCCAAGCCATTTCGTTTCTTAACGATTTCAAATTAGGCCATTACATGAAGATCCCACCTCGCTCCATGTTTCTCGTTCAG TTCATTGGAACTATTGTCGCGGGGACAGTTAATATCTCGGTTGCTTGGTGGCTACTAAATACCGTTGAAAACATATGTCAAGATCATCTACTTCCGCCTGGTAGCCCATGGACGTGCCCAGGTGACCGCGTCTTTTATGACGCGTCGGTCATTTGGGGACTAGTGGGGCCCAAGAGAATATTTGGTTCTCTTGGGCCTTACGGTGCGCTAAACTGGTTCTTTTTAGGCGGGTTTCTTGGGCCCGTTGTGATATACTTGATCCATAAGGCTTTTCCAAAACAAAAGTGGATCAAATATATCAACCTTCCAGTTATTTTGGGATCTTGCGCGATGATGCCTCCTGCCACGGCGGTTAATTACAACAGTTGGGTTTTCACTGGTACCATTTTCAACTTTTTCGTGTTGAAGTATCGAAAGAATTGGTGGCAAAAGTACAACTATGTCCTTTCGGCTGCGCTTGATGCTGGTTTGGCTTTCATGGGGATACTTTTGTACTTTTCGCTTTCGATGTGGGATGTAGGATTGTCATGGTGGGGTACTCAAGGCGAGCATTGTCCCTTGGCTACTTGTCCCATGGCTAAAGGTGTTGCAGCTGATGGGTGTCCGATTATTTGA
- the LOC139869280 gene encoding uncharacterized protein: MSKSLFIRIGHAILSYDSQPRPDYFKYFDQRYDATGQLGFNIFQKCTSAIRQLANDIAPDAFDEYLHMDASTSRDCLKNYCKCIIHMFSREYLRKPTEEDVPRLHAKHLEMHGFSIAWQGHYHRGDHEGPTIILEAVATYDMWIWHAFFGPAGSNNDINVLNESDMFEDLLDGRAPEVRYTINGHEFTKGYYLVDGIYLEWATLVKSFKCPTEPKKCKV; this comes from the exons ATGAGTAAGTCATTGTTTATTCGTATTGGTCATGCTATTCTATCATATGATTCTCAACCGAGACCCGATTATTTTAAATATTTTGATCAACGTTACGATGCAACCGGTCAACTTGGTTTCAATATTTTTCAAAAGTGTACATCGGCCATACGTCAATTGGCGAATGACATTGCGCCTGATGCATTCGATGAGTATTTACACATGGACGCATCAACGTCTCGTGATTGTTTAAAGAATTATTGTAAATGTATTATTCATATGTTTTCGCGAGAATATTTAAGGAAACCAACTGAAGAAGATGTTCCTCGATTGCATGCCAAACATTTGGAGATGCACGGTTTTTCGA TTGCGTGGCAAGGGCATTACCACAGGGGTGATCACGAAGGACCAACAATAATACTCGAGGCGGTTGCTACCTACGATATGTGGATTTGGCACGCTTTCTTTGGTCCAGCGGGTTCGAACAATGATATTAATGTTCTTAATGAATCGGATATGTTCGAAGATTTATTGGATGGTCGAGCTCCGGAAGTCCGTTACACTATCAACGGGCACGAATTTACAAAAGGGTATTACTTGGTAGATGGCATATACCTAGAATGGGCAACACTTGTCAAGTCGTTTAAATGTCCAACTGAGCCAAAAAAATGTAAAGTTTAA
- the LOC139866279 gene encoding auxin-responsive protein IAA9-like, whose translation MCPPLLGVEEGQRKVNLLTSSNSIDSVCDLKERNYMGLSDCSSVGSSTMSPSLKDVNSSLNLKATELRLGLPGSSSPDRNPELNLMTSPKLDEKPLFPLFSPKSVVSRTKRGFCDTEDSFSEVALRSSREVPAPIQESTCISNNAKQNHSIVESNRNIASTAKAQVVGWPPIRSSFRKNAIAITTSKNGNGVERKADERALFVKVSMDGAPYLRKVDLRMYSVYQELSSALEKMFSCFTIGKYGSHGANGNEKLSETKLKDLLHGSEYVLTYEDKDGDWMLVGDVPWEMFIGTCKRLRIMKSCDAIGLAPRGTGQSCNGN comes from the exons ATGTGTCCACCACTTCTTGGTGTTGAAGAAGGTCAGAGAAAAGTCAACTTGTTGACTTCTTCCAATTCCATAGACAGTGTTTGTGATCTTAAAGAACGAAATTACATGGGATTATCCGATTGTTCTTCTGTGGGCAGCTCCACAATGTCGCCTTCTTTAAAAGATGTGAATTCGAGTCTGAATTTGAAAGCTACTGAACTCAGACTCGGGCTACCCGGATCAAGTTCGCCCGATAGAAACCCGGAACTTAACTTAATGACATCACCAAAACTCGATGAGAAgccactttttcctttgttttctcccaaatccgtTGTTTCGCGAACCAAAAGAGGGTTTTGTGATACTGAAGATTCTTTCTCTGAG GTAGCACTTCGATCAAGTCGTGAGGTTCCTGCTCCTATTCAAGAAAGCACTTGTATTTCTAACAACGCGAAACAAAACCACTCAATTGTTGAAAGTAACCGCAACATTGCCTCCACTGCCAA GGCGCAAGTTGTGGGTTGGCCTCCTATAAGATCATCATTTAGGAAAAATGCAATAGCTATTACCACTTCAAAAAACGGAAACGGAGTAGAGCGAAAAGCAGACGAGCGTGCCCTTTTTGTGAAAGTCAGCATGGATGGCGCACCGTATCTAAGAAAAGTTGACTTGAGAATGTATTCCGTGTACCAAGAATTGTCTTCAGCACTTGAAAAGATGTTCAGTTGTTTCACTATTG GTAAGTATGGTTCTCATGGGGCTAATGGCAATGAAAAGCTGAGTGAGACAAAATTGAAGGACTTATTGCACGGATCAGAATACGTTCTTACGTACGAGGACAAAGATGGTGATTGGATGCTTGTTGGAGATGTCCCTTGGGA GATGTTTATCGGTACCTGCAAAAGGCTTAGGATAATGAAAAGTTGTGACGCTATTGGTCTAG CTCCAAGGGGCACGGGACAAAGTTGTAACGGGAACTAG